One stretch of Zingiber officinale cultivar Zhangliang chromosome 6B, Zo_v1.1, whole genome shotgun sequence DNA includes these proteins:
- the LOC121989624 gene encoding UDP-glycosyltransferase 71K2-like: protein MAQARVAILPIPSAGHIKSTLEMAKLLHRYHFSVTVLVVPVPNYPVGGYIATIAASGLDIDFCHIQPVDPPKGANGLEDFITAYMEKQNHHIKSALHDLLRSDDAPLAALIVDLFATGAIDVAAELGVPCYVYFATNAAFLALMLYLPTLEEKFPEEFEEMEEEVRVPGVCPIPPISMPSPFMRKKSGRYTCFVHHGRRYSELKGILVNTFTDLEPATLRALEEGLCAPGRRTPPVYPVGPLIAREEGEKSRHHECVAWLDGQPARSVVFLCFGSRGCFSAAQVGEIAAGLERSGCRFLWALRVASEEAVLGMRKPADAKLEEVLPEGFLERTKARGMVWPSWVPQAEILAHRAAGEFVTHCGWNSCLESLQCGVPLLGWPLYAEQHSNAVVMAEEMGVALQLKVERANDNFVKAEELERGVRALMGESEEGRRVRAKAEEMMAAAKKAWEQGGSSSVNMEALVKELLAK, encoded by the coding sequence ATGGCTCAAGCCAGAGTGGCGATCCTTCCGATCCCCTCCGCCGGCCACATCAAGTCCACGCTCGAGATGGCCAAACTCCTCCACCGCTACCACTTCTCCGTCACCGTCCTCGTCGTCCCTGTCCCCAACTATCCCGTCGGCGGCTATATTGCCACCATCGCCGCCTCCGGCCTCGACATCGACTTCTGCCATATCCAGCCCGTCGATCCGCCCAAGGGTGCCAACGGACTAGAGGATTTCATCACCGCCTACATGGAGAAGCAAAACCACCATATCAAATCCGCCCTCCATGACCTCTTGCGCTCCGACGACGCCCCTTTAGCCGCTTTAATCGTTGACTTATTTGCCACCGGAGCGATCGACGTTGCCGCCGAGCTCGGTGTCCCTTGCTATGTCTACTTCGCCACCAACGCAGCCTTCCTCGCTCTTATGCTCTATCTCCCAACCCTCGAGGAGAAGTTCCCCGAGGAGTTCGaggagatggaagaagaggtGAGGGTACCGGGCGTGTGCCCCATCCCGCCGATCTCGATGCCGTCGCCCTTCATGAGGAAGAAGAGCGGGAGGTACACTTGCTTCGTCCACCATGGCCGGCGCTACTCCGAGCTTAAAGGCATCTTGGTCAACACATTCACGGATCTTGAGCCGGCGACGCTGCGGGCGCTGGAAGAGGGTCTCTGCGCGCCCGGCCGTCGGACCCCTCCGGTGTATCCAGTCGGCCCGCTGATAGCGCGCGAGGAGGGCGAGAAAAGTCGGCACCACGAGTGCGTCGCGTGGCTCGACGGGCAGCCGGCACGCTCGGTGGTGTTCCTCTGCTTCGGGAGCAGAGGCTGCTTCAGCGCTGCGCAGGTGGGGGAGATAGCGGCGGGGCTGGAGCGTAGCGGGTGCCGGTTCTTGTGGGCGCTGCGGGTGGCGTCGGAGGAGGCGGTGCTCGGGATGCGGAAGCCGGCGGATGCGAAGCTGGAGGAGGTGCTGCCGGAGGGATTTCTGGAGAGGACGAAGGCTAGGGGGATGGTATGGCCGTCGTGGGTGCCGCAAGCGGAGATACTAGCTCACCGGGCGGCGGGGGAATTCGTGACGCACTGCGGGTGGAACTCGTGCCTGGAGAGCCTGCAGTGCGGGGTCCCCCTGCTGGGGTGGCCGCTGTACGCGGAACAGCATTCGAACGCGGTGGTGATGGCGGAGGAGATGGGGGTGGCGCTGCAGCTGAAGGTGGAGAGGGCGAATGACAACTTTGTGAAGGCGGAGGAGTTGGAGAGGGGAGTGAGGGCGTTAATGGGGGAGAGCGAGGAAGGAAGGAGAGTGAGGGCCAAGGCCGAAGAGATGATGGCGGCGGCTAAGAAGGCATGGGAACAAGGTGGATCTTCCTCAGTAAACATGGAAGCCCTGGTGAAGGAGCTGCTCGCCAAATGA